The Candidatus Margulisiibacteriota bacterium genome has a segment encoding these proteins:
- a CDS encoding FeoB small GTPase domain-containing protein, producing the protein MNEPSQKRILLMGNPNVGKSVFFSRLTGTQVIASNYPGSTVEYTRGYAILNGEKYEIIDVPGTYALCPTSKAEEVACKMLQDASPENDIVINVVDSTNLERNLDLTLQLMEKDLPVIVALNIWDDAKHKGIHIDHKALEEWLGTPAIPTTAVTGQGFRTLIQRLSQAKRKKVRVHSLEDRWKDIGKLVGRIQKIEHRHHTVPEVLEDLSIHPFFGLVIAGFAAFFSFSFIRLMAETLIAHVFDPFFDNIYAPILMKLSASLYGIP; encoded by the coding sequence GTGAACGAACCATCACAAAAGCGGATCCTGCTAATGGGAAACCCCAATGTAGGGAAGAGCGTTTTCTTTTCGCGCCTTACGGGCACTCAGGTCATAGCCTCAAATTATCCGGGCTCCACCGTTGAATACACAAGGGGATATGCCATCCTGAACGGCGAAAAATACGAGATCATCGATGTCCCTGGAACTTATGCCCTCTGCCCGACTTCCAAAGCCGAAGAAGTCGCCTGCAAAATGCTCCAGGATGCTTCGCCGGAAAATGACATCGTCATAAATGTGGTGGACTCCACCAATCTGGAAAGGAACCTCGACCTGACCCTTCAATTGATGGAAAAGGACCTGCCGGTGATAGTGGCCCTCAACATCTGGGATGACGCAAAACACAAGGGTATACATATAGACCACAAAGCCCTGGAAGAGTGGCTCGGCACTCCGGCCATCCCAACGACCGCGGTCACCGGGCAGGGATTTAGAACTCTAATCCAGAGGCTGAGCCAGGCAAAAAGGAAAAAAGTCAGGGTCCACAGCCTGGAGGACCGCTGGAAGGATATTGGCAAACTGGTCGGCAGGATACAAAAGATAGAGCACCGCCACCATACCGTACCCGAAGTTCTGGAAGACCTTTCTATCCATCCGTTTTTCGGTCTTGTTATTGCCGGATTTGCAGCATTTTTTTCTTTTTCTTTTATCCGGTTGATGGCCGAAACGCTGATAGCGCATGTCTTTGATCCTTTTTTTGACAACATCTATGCGCCGATCTTGATGAAATTAAGCGCTTCTCTTTACGGCATTCCT
- a CDS encoding FeoA family protein, with translation MPNFSDTNHISLCELPPGSKVRIIDIHGGSGAVNRLSSMGLRSGTIVEVVSSQFLCGPVTVKAGATTLAIGHGMARKIEVEVL, from the coding sequence ATGCCTAACTTTTCAGATACAAATCATATTTCTCTCTGCGAGCTTCCTCCAGGCTCAAAAGTAAGGATAATAGACATTCACGGCGGCTCAGGAGCCGTTAATAGGCTTAGTTCCATGGGCCTGCGGAGCGGCACTATCGTGGAAGTTGTCAGCTCGCAATTCCTTTGCGGTCCGGTCACTGTCAAGGCGGGAGCAACAACTCTGGCCATTGGCCACGGCATGGCGCGTAAGATAGAGGTGGAGGTGCTGTAG
- a CDS encoding response regulator: MAKYRILMVDDETNYPTAFKFLTELKGDYEVLVAASGKEAFEIARSSRPDVITLDVMLGGEDGVDILKKIREENSLKDIPVIMMSGVEAESSRQAAEALGIEDFLTKPVEMDDLLRKINLIKARDSISQK, translated from the coding sequence ATGGCAAAATACAGGATATTAATGGTGGATGATGAAACCAACTATCCCACCGCGTTCAAATTCCTTACCGAGCTGAAAGGTGACTATGAAGTGCTTGTTGCCGCAAGCGGCAAAGAAGCGTTTGAGATAGCCCGCAGCAGCAGGCCGGATGTAATCACTCTTGATGTTATGCTGGGGGGGGAGGATGGAGTGGATATCCTTAAGAAAATAAGGGAAGAAAATTCCCTTAAGGATATCCCTGTAATAATGATGTCCGGAGTAGAGGCGGAATCCTCAAGACAGGCCGCCGAAGCGCTTGGGATAGAAGATTTTTTGACAAAACCGGTAGAAATGGACGATCTGCTCCGCAAAATAAACCTGATCAAGGCAAGGGATTCGATCTCTCAAAAATAG
- the tsaD gene encoding tRNA (adenosine(37)-N6)-threonylcarbamoyltransferase complex transferase subunit TsaD, with protein sequence MLILSLETSCDETSAAVVKDGRQVLSNIVSSQTEFHKKYGGIVPEVAARKHIEAVSPVIKEAMDVSGKAFKNIDAVAVTFGPGLPGSLIVGLSAAKAIAFALNKPLIGVNHLEGHIYANFLTAVNGSRSAVHFPFICLIVSGGHTQIVLVKDHCEYETLGRTRDDAAGEAFDKVARFLGLGYPGGPIIDKLAKEGDPDAVDFKRPMLDDGYDFSFSGIKTAVVYYVKKSPALPLGPSVVEGLGEGPVVRVMDLVSSFQKAVVDTLSEKTIRAAKEKGVKTVMLAGGVSANSLLRKNLSEECRKEGIDCRIPPLELCTDNAAMIGCAAYYRNKKGLRSDLSLGIDSVARL encoded by the coding sequence ATGCTTATTCTATCCCTTGAAACCTCCTGCGACGAAACATCAGCAGCCGTTGTTAAGGACGGCCGCCAAGTCCTTTCCAATATTGTTTCTTCCCAGACCGAATTCCATAAAAAGTATGGAGGCATCGTCCCGGAAGTGGCTGCACGCAAGCATATCGAGGCCGTAAGCCCCGTTATAAAAGAAGCCATGGATGTTTCGGGAAAGGCTTTTAAAAATATAGATGCGGTAGCGGTCACCTTTGGCCCCGGCCTCCCGGGTTCTCTTATTGTAGGTCTTTCCGCCGCCAAAGCCATCGCCTTTGCGCTTAACAAGCCTCTAATAGGGGTTAACCATCTCGAAGGCCACATCTACGCTAATTTTTTAACTGCGGTCAACGGTTCCCGGTCTGCGGTCCACTTCCCTTTCATATGCCTCATCGTCTCCGGCGGCCATACGCAGATAGTCCTGGTAAAAGATCACTGTGAATATGAAACTCTCGGAAGAACAAGGGATGACGCCGCCGGAGAAGCTTTTGACAAAGTGGCAAGGTTCCTTGGGTTGGGCTATCCCGGAGGCCCTATTATCGACAAACTTGCAAAAGAAGGCGACCCCGACGCCGTTGATTTTAAACGCCCCATGCTGGATGACGGATACGACTTCTCCTTCAGCGGCATAAAAACTGCCGTAGTCTATTATGTAAAGAAGAGCCCCGCTCTCCCTCTCGGCCCGAGCGTAGTCGAGGGGCTGGGAGAGGGGCCGGTGGTGAGGGTTATGGATCTCGTCTCCTCCTTCCAAAAAGCCGTGGTCGACACCCTTTCAGAAAAAACCATCAGGGCGGCAAAAGAAAAAGGAGTTAAGACGGTAATGCTGGCAGGAGGCGTATCTGCAAACTCCCTGCTTAGAAAAAACCTTAGCGAAGAATGCCGAAAGGAAGGAATTGACTGCAGGATCCCGCCGCTTGAGTTGTGCACGGACAACGCCGCGATGATAGGCTGCGCCGCGTACTACAGGAACAAGAAAGGCCTTCGGTCAGATCTTTCGCTGGGGATAGATTCGGTGGCCAGACTGTAA
- a CDS encoding C45 family autoproteolytic acyltransferase/hydrolase yields the protein MKNPLYFLLGMVLLMCVSEASSLVRVSSFEGGSLYKAGNINVVVMNGSFYSMGRQYGGLLKAEFAEFYDMAAKQAGIGTSKAPYKEVVSELKSGMERVPFYVREWVRGMGETSGLGEEKQLIASNGLALILMQGGACSGMIAWGQYSKDGSTVIGRNWDLGTKTLKPYQKFLTVAVFNPSGSSQSVADINYIGQFLWQSGINRSGLFYDLQNGGMCDPQTAKRRLNSNSALMSMMLDSTSFDQVEGFFDAVRSEGGLLINAADAKQGACFEWGTSDYRKRVDDEKGLVASANNFTCPTWNVITAVPEGKYGGFTKERTGNLLKIGKRYKGRIDAGKMMEIFSSSIPDGGPSFPEEGDFMTYYSIVAVPKELKLWLNVRGFQGWTEIELEPLFSGR from the coding sequence ATGAAAAACCCGCTGTACTTTCTACTGGGGATGGTTTTATTGATGTGCGTGTCGGAGGCCTCTTCTCTGGTCCGTGTATCGAGCTTTGAGGGAGGCAGTCTTTATAAGGCCGGCAATATCAATGTTGTCGTAATGAACGGAAGCTTCTACAGCATGGGCAGGCAGTACGGCGGGTTGTTAAAGGCGGAATTTGCCGAGTTCTACGACATGGCAGCAAAACAAGCCGGTATAGGGACCTCAAAAGCTCCTTATAAGGAAGTCGTTTCAGAGCTTAAGAGCGGGATGGAAAGGGTCCCTTTCTATGTAAGGGAATGGGTAAGGGGAATGGGGGAGACCTCGGGCCTTGGGGAGGAAAAACAGCTTATCGCATCCAATGGACTGGCTCTCATCCTTATGCAGGGCGGGGCATGTTCCGGAATGATAGCCTGGGGGCAGTATTCTAAGGACGGTTCTACAGTAATTGGACGCAACTGGGACCTCGGAACAAAGACTCTCAAGCCATATCAAAAATTTCTGACAGTTGCGGTCTTTAACCCGTCGGGATCATCCCAAAGCGTGGCAGACATTAACTACATAGGACAGTTCCTGTGGCAGTCGGGCATCAACCGTTCCGGCCTGTTTTATGACCTCCAGAACGGAGGGATGTGCGACCCGCAAACCGCCAAGAGGCGGCTTAATTCCAATTCTGCTCTAATGTCGATGATGCTGGATTCAACATCCTTTGATCAGGTGGAAGGCTTTTTTGACGCGGTGCGCTCCGAAGGCGGCCTTCTTATCAATGCGGCAGATGCCAAACAGGGGGCCTGTTTTGAATGGGGGACCTCCGATTACAGAAAAAGAGTTGATGATGAAAAAGGCCTGGTGGCCTCGGCCAACAATTTTACCTGCCCAACATGGAATGTGATAACTGCAGTTCCGGAAGGCAAATATGGCGGATTTACCAAGGAAAGGACCGGCAATCTTTTGAAGATAGGAAAGAGATATAAAGGCAGGATCGATGCCGGCAAAATGATGGAGATATTTTCTTCCTCCATACCGGACGGGGGACCTTCTTTTCCTGAGGAAGGTGATTTCATGACTTACTATTCGATAGTTGCTGTGCCCAAAGAGCTTAAACTCTGGCTCAATGTGCGCGGCTTTCAGGGATGGACAGAGATAGAGCTGGAGCCCCTGTTCAGCGGCAGATAA
- a CDS encoding phosphoribosylaminoimidazolesuccinocarboxamide synthase, producing MEPVLGTKLPKLKLLSRGKVRDIYDLGNHLLIVATDRLSAFDVVMPNPIPRKGEVLTKISFFWFNALKDIVENHCISINPDDFPPECRQYRQILEGRSMLVKKCKPLPVECIIRGYLSGSGWKDYQKTGAVSGIKLPNDLKESDKLPEPIFTPSTKEEVGKHDITIDFEKTVALIGKEQAETIRSASIALYKKASEVAGKKGIIIADTKFEFGLYDGKVILIDEALTPDSSRFWPSNDYEPGRPQKSFDKQFVRDYLISIKWPQKPPAPELPDDIVQKTSKKYLEALEKLAS from the coding sequence ATGGAACCTGTCCTTGGAACAAAACTGCCGAAATTAAAACTCCTCAGCCGGGGAAAAGTAAGGGATATCTATGACCTCGGGAACCACCTTCTTATAGTTGCCACGGACAGGCTTTCCGCCTTTGATGTGGTCATGCCCAACCCCATTCCGCGCAAGGGAGAAGTATTGACAAAGATCTCCTTCTTCTGGTTCAACGCCCTTAAAGACATCGTAGAGAACCACTGTATTTCCATAAACCCTGACGATTTTCCGCCTGAGTGCAGGCAGTACAGGCAGATACTGGAAGGCCGCTCCATGCTGGTAAAAAAGTGCAAGCCGCTTCCCGTTGAATGCATTATCAGAGGCTATCTGTCGGGCTCGGGCTGGAAGGATTATCAAAAGACGGGGGCGGTTTCGGGCATCAAACTGCCAAATGACCTTAAAGAATCCGATAAATTGCCCGAACCTATCTTTACTCCCTCCACAAAAGAAGAGGTCGGCAAACATGATATCACCATAGATTTTGAAAAGACCGTTGCTCTTATCGGAAAGGAGCAGGCGGAAACTATAAGGTCAGCAAGCATTGCGCTTTATAAGAAAGCATCGGAAGTAGCCGGCAAAAAAGGGATAATAATAGCCGACACCAAGTTCGAGTTCGGCTTATATGATGGAAAGGTCATTCTGATAGACGAAGCTCTTACTCCGGATTCGTCCAGGTTTTGGCCCAGCAATGATTACGAGCCGGGAAGACCGCAAAAAAGTTTTGACAAGCAGTTCGTCAGGGATTATCTTATCTCGATAAAATGGCCTCAGAAGCCGCCTGCGCCTGAGCTACCGGATGACATCGTGCAAAAGACCTCTAAAAAATATCTCGAGGCCCTGGAAAAACTGGCCTCCTAG
- a CDS encoding TrkA family potassium uptake protein, with translation MKKQFAVLGIGRFGSKVARELFYRGQQVIAIDRDENKINAIKDEVSHAYVGDITDEDALKEAGVNDCDIAIIAQSSHIESNIIATQLCKNLGIKTVIAKSQNTLHGKILTKLQVNQTIYPEQDTAIKLVNKLTSENILDYLELGGQTDIVSVEAPREWEDKTIRDLALRKKFRVTVLGIKSQDELLFNLTDENIIKKGDIVIIFGETENLKKLDLDLTHRT, from the coding sequence ATGAAGAAACAATTCGCGGTGCTGGGAATAGGACGGTTCGGTTCAAAGGTCGCAAGGGAACTGTTCTACAGGGGGCAGCAGGTGATAGCGATAGACCGGGACGAGAATAAGATAAATGCCATTAAGGACGAGGTGTCTCACGCCTATGTGGGGGACATAACCGACGAGGACGCCTTAAAAGAAGCCGGGGTAAATGATTGCGACATAGCGATAATCGCGCAGAGTTCGCACATTGAATCCAATATCATAGCCACGCAGCTGTGCAAGAACCTGGGGATAAAGACAGTAATAGCCAAATCACAGAACACCCTTCACGGAAAGATACTAACAAAGCTCCAGGTCAACCAGACGATCTACCCGGAGCAGGATACCGCAATTAAGCTCGTCAACAAACTGACATCAGAGAATATCCTGGACTACCTTGAGCTCGGAGGCCAGACGGATATCGTCAGCGTGGAAGCCCCCAGGGAATGGGAGGACAAGACAATAAGGGACCTGGCGCTGAGAAAGAAATTCCGCGTCACCGTGCTCGGGATAAAGAGCCAGGACGAACTGCTTTTTAATTTGACCGATGAAAATATCATCAAAAAAGGCGATATTGTTATCATCTTCGGCGAAACCGAGAATCTCAAAAAACTCGATCTGGACCTGACTCATAGAACCTAG
- a CDS encoding TrkH family potassium uptake protein: MFKLRPALVIALSFLAVIAAGAVVLCLPISSSSGTFTNFLDAYFTANSATCVTGLVTLDTGTHFSFFGQLVILLLIQIGGLGYMTFSTYMVLLFRRKMFITEKLTVQQALNVYSSRDVLGVLKKIFGIVFAIEGLGAAVLFLRWLPELGLFKAVWYGIFHSVSAFCNAGFALTSGFSSLSAYKTDVVINLTVTTLVIIGGLGFLVLADIIQRRKFSLHSKLVIGTTFFLLAVGTALLFGIEYFNSRTIGGMGLWNKLLVSYFNSVTARTAGFNTLPMGNLFDSSILVILSLMFIGASPGGTGGGIKTSTFTLICSTIWATLRNQKNTILFERKIPAETVRRAFVIFFLSVSAIALGIFLLNGTESFSLTAMTFEVFSAFGTVGLSMGITPFLSNLGKIIIIVVMFIGRLGALSLLLALATREGKHHISYPKEGISIG; the protein is encoded by the coding sequence ATGTTCAAATTGAGGCCTGCTCTTGTAATTGCACTTTCCTTTCTGGCGGTGATCGCCGCCGGGGCCGTGGTCCTGTGCCTCCCCATTTCTTCTTCCAGCGGTACTTTTACAAATTTTCTCGACGCCTATTTCACGGCCAATTCGGCCACCTGCGTAACAGGCCTTGTCACTCTTGACACCGGAACCCATTTTTCCTTTTTCGGACAGCTGGTCATCCTCCTGCTCATTCAGATAGGTGGGCTTGGGTACATGACATTTTCCACCTATATGGTGCTGCTTTTCAGGCGAAAGATGTTCATAACGGAAAAGCTTACCGTTCAGCAGGCGCTCAATGTGTACTCCTCCAGGGATGTGCTCGGCGTGCTTAAAAAAATATTCGGGATAGTATTTGCCATCGAAGGGCTTGGGGCTGCTGTGCTGTTCCTGCGCTGGCTGCCGGAACTCGGGCTGTTTAAGGCCGTCTGGTACGGCATATTCCATTCGGTATCGGCTTTTTGCAACGCGGGATTCGCTCTTACATCTGGTTTTTCAAGCCTGTCAGCCTACAAAACAGATGTTGTCATTAATCTCACGGTAACGACCCTTGTAATAATCGGCGGACTTGGTTTTCTGGTCCTGGCGGACATTATTCAGAGGAGAAAGTTCTCTCTGCACTCCAAATTAGTGATAGGAACGACCTTCTTTTTGCTGGCGGTCGGCACGGCGCTTTTATTCGGCATCGAATATTTTAACAGCCGCACTATCGGAGGAATGGGGCTTTGGAACAAACTTCTGGTGTCTTACTTCAATTCTGTGACAGCCCGCACAGCGGGGTTTAATACCCTTCCCATGGGAAACCTTTTTGATTCTTCCATTCTGGTCATTCTTTCACTTATGTTCATAGGGGCAAGCCCCGGCGGAACAGGTGGAGGGATAAAGACCTCAACTTTCACTCTGATCTGCTCAACGATCTGGGCCACCTTAAGGAACCAGAAAAACACCATCCTTTTTGAAAGAAAGATACCCGCAGAAACGGTCAGAAGAGCTTTTGTTATCTTTTTCCTGTCAGTATCAGCCATAGCCCTGGGTATCTTTCTTTTGAACGGCACAGAGTCTTTTTCGCTGACAGCCATGACTTTTGAAGTATTTTCAGCCTTCGGCACTGTCGGATTGTCGATGGGCATAACTCCTTTCCTGTCAAATCTTGGTAAAATAATCATTATAGTCGTCATGTTCATAGGCAGGCTTGGGGCCCTGTCTCTTTTGCTGGCGCTTGCCACCAGAGAGGGCAAACATCATATCAGTTATCCCAAAGAAGGGATATCCATAGGATAA